The proteins below are encoded in one region of Methylophilales bacterium:
- a CDS encoding thioredoxin family protein: MVSLTTPICDFGWSAKDFQLPGVDNKHWNIESIKGVNGLVVMFICNHCPYVKAIMSRLVRDVNGLKNFGINTIAISSNDVVNYPEDSFENMKLLAEENDFEFPYAFDETQEIAKAYDAICTPDFFGFNSKLELQYRGRFDSTGRGEAQPNNKRELFEAMKLVAETQKGPEIQHASIGCSIKWKEKHI, translated from the coding sequence TTGGTTAGCCTAACAACACCAATTTGTGATTTTGGATGGAGTGCAAAAGATTTTCAATTGCCGGGGGTTGATAATAAACATTGGAATATAGAAAGCATTAAAGGTGTGAATGGGTTGGTAGTAATGTTCATTTGCAATCATTGCCCCTATGTAAAAGCAATTATGTCTCGGCTTGTGAGGGATGTTAATGGGTTAAAAAATTTTGGTATTAATACAATTGCAATTTCTAGCAATGATGTCGTTAATTACCCAGAAGATTCGTTCGAGAACATGAAATTATTGGCTGAAGAAAATGATTTTGAATTTCCTTATGCATTTGATGAAACACAAGAAATAGCAAAAGCATATGATGCTATTTGCACGCCTGATTTTTTTGGTTTTAATTCAAAATTAGAGTTGCAATATCGAGGACGATTTGATTCCACCGGTAGAGGAGAGGCACAACCAAATAATAAAAGAGAATTATTTGAGGCAATGAAGTTGGTCGCTGAGACACAAAAGGGACCAGAAATACAACACGCAAGTATTGGTTGTTCAATTAAATGGAAAGAGAAGCATATTTAA
- a CDS encoding 16S rRNA (uracil(1498)-N(3))-methyltransferase — protein MYRFYHSNPLDLNQIIILDEFASHHAIRVMRVKVDDFLILFNGDGFDYKGRVNDINKKTINIEILSKEKNNNESPININLFQSISSNEKMDMVIQKATELGVSSIQPIFTSRSTIKLSLDRAKKRLIHWRQVSISACEQSGRSKIPTIKSPIEFDQIAGGIKTTNSLNLLLHPDNSEESSNLPNEYSGDINIFIGPEGGFSQDEVLLLKKQNCINIQLGTRILRTETAPLAIIAILQYKFGDFA, from the coding sequence ATGTATAGATTTTACCATTCAAATCCTCTTGATTTAAATCAGATTATTATTCTTGATGAATTCGCGAGCCACCATGCTATCCGTGTAATGCGAGTTAAAGTTGATGATTTTCTCATCTTATTTAATGGTGATGGTTTTGATTATAAAGGTCGGGTGAATGATATTAATAAAAAAACTATCAATATTGAAATTTTATCTAAAGAAAAAAACAATAATGAATCACCTATAAATATTAATTTATTTCAATCAATATCCTCAAATGAAAAAATGGATATGGTTATTCAAAAGGCAACAGAATTAGGTGTAAGTAGTATTCAACCTATTTTCACATCAAGAAGTACTATCAAACTTAGCTTAGATAGAGCAAAGAAAAGGTTAATCCATTGGAGGCAAGTCTCAATATCAGCCTGTGAACAATCAGGTAGGTCAAAAATACCCACCATCAAATCTCCTATTGAGTTTGATCAGATTGCAGGAGGTATCAAAACAACAAATTCACTTAATTTATTGCTTCACCCTGATAACTCAGAAGAATCAAGTAATCTCCCAAATGAATATTCTGGCGATATTAATATTTTTATTGGCCCTGAAGGTGGCTTCAGTCAAGATGAAGTGTTACTTCTTAAAAAGCAAAATTGTATCAATATTCAATTAGGCACAAGAATCTTGAGAACAGAAACAGCTCCTTTAGCAATAATTGCAATATTACAATATAAATTTGGTGATTTTGCATAA
- a CDS encoding phosphoribosylaminoimidazolesuccinocarboxamide synthase, translating to MDNRSQLDIQSLPLLHQGKVRDIYDINQDKMLIVTTDRISAFDVIMNETIPQKGQVLNQMASFWFKKIEGIVPNHLTHEEVSQFVTEDEALRVKNRAVVVKKLTPIPIEAIVRGYLVGSGWKEYQKDQSICQINLPSGLKLASQLPETIFTPSNKAAVGDHDENISMASCIELIGQDLTDQISNISLKIYKVAYEAALEKGIMIADTKFEFGTDSSGKLFIMDEVLTPDSSRFWSKDNYQVGTSPHSFDKQFIRDWLESQDWDKTPPPPKLPDNIIQKTSQKYLDIFEKLTGAIIS from the coding sequence TTGGATAATAGATCTCAACTAGACATTCAATCCTTACCATTACTCCACCAAGGTAAGGTCAGGGATATTTACGATATCAATCAAGATAAAATGTTGATTGTCACGACGGATAGGATATCTGCATTTGATGTGATTATGAATGAGACGATTCCACAAAAAGGGCAGGTGCTAAACCAAATGGCAAGTTTCTGGTTTAAAAAGATTGAGGGTATTGTTCCCAATCATTTGACTCATGAAGAGGTCAGCCAATTTGTTACAGAAGATGAAGCGTTAAGGGTAAAAAATCGAGCAGTGGTGGTAAAGAAATTAACACCTATCCCAATTGAAGCCATCGTTCGTGGCTATCTAGTTGGCAGTGGATGGAAGGAGTACCAAAAAGATCAATCAATATGCCAGATTAATCTCCCATCTGGACTTAAACTTGCTAGCCAACTTCCAGAAACCATTTTTACACCATCTAATAAAGCTGCGGTGGGTGATCATGATGAGAATATTTCAATGGCAAGCTGTATTGAATTAATCGGACAGGATTTAACAGATCAAATTTCAAACATCAGCCTTAAAATTTATAAGGTTGCCTATGAAGCGGCACTTGAAAAGGGGATCATGATCGCGGATACAAAATTTGAATTTGGAACAGATAGTAGTGGAAAATTATTCATTATGGATGAGGTCCTGACTCCTGATTCATCAAGATTTTGGTCAAAAGATAACTACCAGGTGGGCACATCACCCCATAGCTTCGATAAACAATTCATAAGAGACTGGCTAGAAAGTCAGGATTGGGACAAGACACCACCCCCACCAAAACTTCCCGATAACATTATCCAAAAAACGAGCCAAAAATATTTAGATATATTTGAAAAGTTAACAGGCGCAATAATTTCATAA
- the gap gene encoding type I glyceraldehyde-3-phosphate dehydrogenase codes for MSVNVAISGFGRIGRLVLRAIFEHNRKDINVVAVNCSRGDIQSHAHLLKYDTAHGKFDAEIQTQDDFFVVNGHKIKYLNTRDPKMLPWKDLDVDVVLECTGAFRGKKTNEFHIEQGARKVLISAPGESDIDATVVYGVNHEILKSSDIFVSNASCTTNGLAPLVKVIQDELGIKSGLMNTIHSYTNDQSLLDNMHKDIRRARAASGSMIPTKTGAASAVGLVIPEVKGKLDGIAVRVPTNNVSLVDLTIVTEKQTSKDAVNKIMKKASEDNLKGILVYNEEPLVSVDFNHTPASCYFDSTLTKVSADGDLVKVFGWYDNEWGFSCRMLDTAVAMMNAN; via the coding sequence GTGTCAGTAAATGTAGCTATTTCTGGATTTGGAAGGATCGGCAGACTTGTTTTAAGAGCCATTTTTGAACACAACAGAAAAGATATTAATGTGGTTGCGGTTAATTGCAGCCGGGGTGATATTCAAAGTCACGCCCATCTATTAAAGTACGATACGGCCCACGGTAAATTTGATGCTGAAATTCAGACGCAAGATGACTTCTTTGTTGTCAACGGGCATAAAATTAAGTACCTCAACACCAGAGACCCAAAGATGCTTCCATGGAAAGATTTGGATGTCGATGTTGTATTGGAGTGTACGGGTGCTTTTAGAGGTAAAAAAACGAACGAGTTTCATATTGAGCAAGGGGCAAGAAAAGTTTTAATTTCTGCACCTGGAGAATCTGATATAGATGCCACAGTCGTTTACGGCGTGAATCATGAAATACTTAAATCAAGCGATATATTTGTTTCCAATGCATCGTGTACGACAAACGGATTAGCGCCACTAGTAAAGGTTATTCAAGATGAACTCGGTATTAAATCTGGACTGATGAATACGATTCATTCATACACTAATGATCAATCATTATTAGATAACATGCATAAAGACATTAGACGCGCCAGGGCAGCATCAGGCTCTATGATTCCAACAAAAACAGGTGCAGCCTCAGCGGTCGGCTTGGTCATTCCGGAAGTGAAAGGTAAGCTAGATGGAATTGCAGTGCGTGTGCCCACCAACAATGTATCGTTAGTTGATCTCACCATAGTCACAGAAAAGCAAACCTCAAAAGATGCTGTGAATAAGATAATGAAAAAAGCCTCTGAAGATAATTTAAAGGGGATTTTAGTCTATAACGAAGAACCTCTAGTTTCGGTTGATTTTAACCACACACCCGCATCTTGTTATTTTGATTCAACGTTGACTAAAGTGAGCGCTGATGGAGATCTCGTTAAAGTCTTTGGTTGGTATGACAATGAGTGGGGTTTTAGTTGTCGGATGTTAGATACCGCTGTCGCAATGATGAATGCCAATTAA
- a CDS encoding phosphoglycerate kinase, with protein MNQLQDFDLKNKKVFIRADLNVPIKSGKITSSQRIESSLATINYCLKAGAKVMATSHLGRPKEGEYNPEFSLEPVVEFLENHLNKKINLIKDWTAQSFDVDAGEIVVLENCRFNVGESGNNENLAKKYAALTDIFVMDAFGTSHRKQASTYGIAQFCPKVCAGQLFYSELAALEKVMTNPKSPMVAIVGGSKVSTKLSVLDSLADKVDQLILGGGIANTFLKAQGFNIGNSLHENDFIDSAKKIIQKLESRGASLPLVTDVICGKEFNENEIAVKKNINDLESTDMIFDLGPETMKGITQNLKQSKTILWNGPIGVFEFDQFSKGTETLAHAIANSIGFSLAGGGDTIAALEKFGMIKNISYISTAGGAFLEFVEGKKLPAIEILEKRSTIG; from the coding sequence ATGAATCAACTTCAAGATTTTGATTTAAAAAATAAAAAAGTTTTTATTCGTGCCGATCTCAATGTACCAATTAAGTCAGGAAAAATAACATCTTCTCAAAGAATTGAATCCTCATTGGCGACTATCAATTATTGTCTCAAGGCAGGTGCAAAAGTTATGGCGACATCCCACCTTGGGCGACCAAAAGAAGGTGAATATAATCCTGAATTTTCACTAGAACCTGTTGTTGAGTTTCTAGAAAATCATTTAAATAAAAAAATTAATTTGATCAAGGATTGGACAGCGCAGTCTTTTGATGTGGATGCTGGAGAGATTGTTGTATTAGAGAATTGTCGCTTTAATGTGGGCGAGTCTGGTAATAATGAAAACTTAGCAAAAAAATATGCCGCTCTCACAGACATTTTCGTGATGGATGCCTTTGGAACGTCTCACAGGAAACAGGCCTCGACATACGGAATTGCCCAATTTTGTCCAAAAGTTTGTGCAGGACAACTTTTTTATAGTGAGCTGGCTGCGCTCGAGAAAGTGATGACAAACCCAAAATCACCTATGGTCGCTATTGTGGGTGGAAGTAAAGTTTCTACAAAGCTTTCTGTTTTAGATAGCTTGGCTGATAAGGTTGACCAATTAATCCTAGGGGGAGGAATTGCGAATACCTTCCTTAAGGCCCAAGGATTTAATATTGGGAATTCACTTCATGAAAATGATTTTATTGATTCTGCTAAAAAGATTATTCAAAAACTTGAATCACGAGGGGCATCCCTCCCTTTAGTGACGGATGTCATTTGTGGTAAAGAATTTAATGAAAATGAGATCGCTGTTAAAAAGAATATCAACGACCTAGAGTCAACCGATATGATTTTTGATTTAGGTCCTGAAACCATGAAGGGTATTACACAAAATCTAAAACAGTCGAAAACCATTTTATGGAATGGGCCGATAGGCGTCTTTGAATTTGACCAATTTTCTAAAGGCACCGAGACACTTGCGCATGCCATTGCAAATTCGATCGGATTCTCTCTTGCCGGGGGTGGCGACACCATTGCTGCCCTAGAAAAATTTGGAATGATAAAAAATATATCTTATATCTCCACAGCAGGCGGGGCATTTTTAGAATTTGTTGAAGGAAAAAAATTACCCGCCATTGAAATTTTAGAGAAGCGATCCACAATTGGATAA
- a CDS encoding glucosaminidase domain-containing protein, translated as MHQLRVSIFWSTILLLLKISFSSAYAETKPDFKKYAAGPERKKVFINYVIPLIDKANASIKSDRKFILNLHNSTKKSKKVSDSEKKKLLKLVDYYKIKEELTLTQKLVDLKEKINIFPDSLILAQASLESAWGTSRFAVEGNNFFGQHCFSKSCGISARGDKKVEVAKFASVFDSIQSYYRNLNSGDAYKKLRRLRSEEFSKLNKMDPLKLTEGLSDYSTLGNGDYAKRLNEVITFNKLQQYDD; from the coding sequence ATGCATCAACTGAGAGTAAGTATTTTTTGGTCAACGATTTTACTTTTGTTAAAGATTTCTTTTTCAAGTGCTTACGCGGAGACAAAGCCTGATTTTAAAAAATATGCGGCTGGCCCTGAGAGAAAAAAAGTTTTTATCAATTATGTGATCCCCTTAATTGATAAAGCAAATGCGAGTATCAAGAGTGATAGAAAATTTATATTAAATCTTCATAACAGTACAAAAAAAAGTAAAAAAGTCAGTGATTCGGAAAAGAAAAAACTATTAAAGTTGGTTGACTACTACAAAATAAAAGAAGAATTAACATTGACTCAAAAATTAGTTGACCTAAAAGAGAAGATCAATATTTTTCCTGACAGTTTGATTTTAGCGCAAGCAAGCCTAGAGTCTGCTTGGGGAACGTCTAGGTTTGCAGTCGAGGGAAATAATTTTTTTGGTCAGCATTGTTTTTCAAAGTCTTGTGGTATTAGTGCCCGCGGAGATAAAAAAGTAGAGGTAGCTAAATTTGCTTCGGTGTTTGATAGCATTCAATCTTATTATCGAAACTTAAATTCTGGTGATGCTTATAAGAAATTAAGAAGGCTCCGCTCTGAAGAATTTTCTAAGCTTAATAAAATGGATCCACTTAAATTAACTGAAGGTTTATCTGATTACTCCACACTAGGTAATGGTGATTACGCAAAAAGACTCAATGAAGTAATTACGTTTAATAAGCTTCAACAATATGATGATTAA
- the argB gene encoding acetylglutamate kinase yields the protein MTPNEKAKILSEALPYIKKFTKKIMVIKYGGNAMIDDKLKHSFAKDVVLLKLVGMHPIIVHGGGPQINKSLDLIGKKGQFHNGMRVTDKETMDVVYDVLNSINLEIVELINKIGGDASSLSKKESLGFIKSKKLLPGDNNLKKDNVDLGYVGDIESIDKKFINEFISNKSIPVIAPIGFGIDNQIYNINADVVAGKIAEVMSSEKLVLMTNTKGVLDKNKKLITGLAASEVDGLIKSGTLSGGMLPKIQSAIHAAKSNVNSVHIIDGRVEHALLLEILTDQGVGTLITSH from the coding sequence ATGACACCCAACGAAAAAGCAAAAATACTAAGTGAGGCCCTGCCTTACATAAAAAAGTTTACCAAAAAAATTATGGTGATTAAGTATGGGGGTAATGCCATGATTGATGATAAGTTAAAACACTCCTTCGCTAAAGATGTAGTGCTTTTAAAATTGGTTGGGATGCATCCTATTATTGTCCATGGGGGCGGTCCTCAGATTAATAAAAGTTTAGATCTAATTGGTAAAAAAGGTCAATTTCATAATGGCATGAGAGTTACAGATAAGGAAACAATGGATGTCGTTTACGATGTTTTAAACTCAATTAATTTAGAAATTGTAGAGTTAATTAATAAAATTGGAGGTGATGCTTCCAGCCTTTCAAAAAAAGAATCGCTCGGTTTTATTAAGTCTAAAAAATTATTACCAGGCGATAATAATTTGAAAAAAGATAACGTTGATTTAGGTTACGTTGGAGATATAGAGAGTATTGATAAAAAATTCATAAATGAATTTATTTCGAATAAATCAATTCCAGTTATTGCGCCCATTGGTTTTGGAATTGATAATCAGATTTATAATATAAATGCTGATGTGGTTGCAGGAAAAATTGCTGAAGTAATGAGCAGTGAAAAATTAGTACTTATGACCAATACAAAAGGTGTTCTAGATAAAAATAAAAAATTAATTACGGGTTTGGCAGCTTCTGAGGTCGATGGTCTTATCAAGTCAGGCACCCTATCTGGTGGTATGCTTCCTAAAATTCAATCTGCCATACATGCTGCCAAAAGCAATGTGAACAGTGTGCATATTATTGATGGGAGAGTTGAGCATGCCTTACTTCTTGAAATTTTAACTGATCAAGGTGTGGGCACACTAATTACCTCACATTAG
- the argA gene encoding amino-acid N-acetyltransferase: MQNNSGIIIRQKRKERGLTLNALANKLNISVSNLSRIETGALKVSTNLINQLVEIFKVSPQYFFHQSHASASSISTQSSFVQNFRLSAKYINQFNQNTFVIAISGYIFDEGQFEKIAQDINLLHSLNIKVILVYGARPQVESILIRNKIPIKLVQNMRVTSNAALKHVVEVNGAIRIKIEAILSTIKSASEGMHLSSGNFLTAMPVGVVDGIDMEATGRVRRVDVEAIKNKLNHHEIVIVSPIGYSSIGQIFNLPYEQTAANIAAAIDADKLIYYVDGSGIQNERGDLITELTSEKANKLISHIEEKPSPESAQNLSYDDFNILKSSVFAIKNKIKKVHLINRHIDGSLIEELFTEKGSGTILTEFALENFRKATEGDIKDIYRLLFPLEKRKILIERDLTQIKEMINQFYVLEHDKKFVGCVSLNSFKDSLELASFSIEPKYQKLGFGEKLLKFCEQEAKKLKYDEIFILTTQSEHWFAEKGFKEKSKELMPTLKKKSYQSERNSKYLTKKL, translated from the coding sequence ATGCAAAATAATTCCGGTATCATCATAAGGCAAAAACGCAAGGAAAGAGGATTAACATTAAATGCGTTAGCCAACAAACTAAATATCAGCGTAAGTAATCTATCAAGAATAGAGACCGGCGCGTTGAAGGTATCAACAAATCTTATAAATCAATTAGTTGAGATTTTTAAGGTTTCTCCTCAATATTTTTTCCATCAATCACATGCTAGCGCTTCAAGTATTTCAACCCAAAGTTCTTTCGTACAAAATTTTAGGTTATCCGCAAAATATATTAATCAATTTAATCAAAATACCTTTGTAATTGCGATAAGTGGATATATTTTTGATGAGGGTCAATTTGAAAAAATTGCTCAAGACATTAATCTTTTACATTCTCTAAATATAAAGGTCATTTTAGTTTATGGAGCAAGACCACAGGTTGAGAGCATATTAATAAGAAATAAGATCCCTATTAAGTTGGTACAAAATATGCGCGTTACAAGTAATGCTGCACTTAAGCATGTTGTCGAGGTAAATGGTGCGATACGAATTAAAATCGAAGCGATATTATCAACCATTAAATCTGCGTCGGAGGGAATGCATCTTTCAAGTGGTAACTTTCTGACAGCGATGCCAGTAGGTGTTGTTGATGGTATTGATATGGAAGCAACTGGAAGAGTAAGAAGAGTCGACGTGGAAGCCATAAAGAATAAATTAAATCATCATGAAATTGTCATAGTCTCGCCTATAGGCTATTCATCCATTGGGCAGATCTTTAACCTTCCTTATGAGCAGACTGCTGCAAATATAGCGGCTGCTATTGATGCGGATAAGCTAATTTATTATGTCGATGGCAGTGGCATTCAAAACGAAAGAGGGGATCTCATTACTGAACTAACTTCAGAGAAGGCTAACAAATTAATTTCTCATATCGAGGAGAAGCCTTCACCAGAAAGCGCACAGAATTTATCCTATGATGATTTCAATATTCTAAAAAGTAGTGTGTTTGCTATCAAAAATAAAATAAAAAAAGTCCACTTAATCAACAGACATATTGATGGGTCGTTAATTGAAGAACTTTTTACTGAGAAAGGTTCAGGCACTATTTTGACAGAATTTGCCTTAGAGAACTTTAGAAAGGCAACAGAAGGTGACATAAAAGATATTTACAGACTCTTATTTCCGCTTGAGAAAAGAAAAATTCTCATTGAGAGAGATTTAACTCAAATTAAAGAAATGATTAATCAGTTTTATGTTCTTGAGCATGATAAAAAATTTGTTGGCTGTGTTTCTCTCAATTCCTTTAAAGATTCATTAGAGCTAGCCAGCTTCTCTATTGAACCAAAATATCAAAAACTGGGCTTTGGTGAAAAACTCCTAAAATTTTGTGAGCAGGAAGCCAAAAAACTTAAATATGATGAAATTTTTATTCTTACAACTCAATCAGAGCATTGGTTTGCTGAAAAAGGATTTAAAGAGAAATCAAAAGAATTAATGCCGACATTAAAAAAGAAATCTTATCAATCTGAACGAAATTCTAAATACTTAACTAAAAAGCTATAA
- the tkt gene encoding transketolase translates to MATRQDLANAIRALSMDAVQKASSGHPGAPMGMAEIGEVLWNHHLSHNPNNPDWANRDRFILSNGHGSMLIYSLLHLTGYDLPMKDIENFRQLHSACAGHPEYGYAPGVETTTGPLGQGISNAVGFAMAEKLMANQFNKPGHEIVDHHTYAFLGDGCLMEGVSHETCALAGTWGLGKLIAFWDDNGISIDGHIEGWYTDDTAGRFESYGWHAIRDVDGHDPEAIDKAIQEAKKVTDKPTLICCKTIIGKGSPNKSGSHDCHGAALGDDEVALVRKEIGWEHAPFVIPQDVYDGWNQKDKGDAREQEWNAKFNAYAKEFPEMAAEFKRRMSNELPADWEKQSNALINEANKAAEKVATRKASQNVITALAPILPEFVGGSADLTGSNLTSCPSFEHVNGKKPGNYISYGVREFGMAAIMNGIALHGGLLPFGGTFHMFTDYMRNGMRMSALMKQRVVYVLTHDSIGQGEDGPTHQPIETTSGLRFIPRMEVWRPCDATETATAWVAAVENGENPTSLVLSRQGMGFHSRTPEQIANIKKGGYVLSDCDGDAQVIIIATGSEVDLAVGAQASLKEEGIHARVVSMACTQAFDRQDQAYKDSVLTPGVKRISVEAGVTDYWRKYVGLDGACVGIDTYGESAPGKVVFEHFGFTVDNVVKTAKSVL, encoded by the coding sequence ATGGCAACGAGACAAGATTTAGCTAACGCTATTCGCGCTTTATCAATGGACGCGGTTCAAAAGGCAAGCTCAGGACATCCTGGCGCGCCAATGGGGATGGCAGAAATAGGAGAGGTTTTGTGGAATCATCATCTCAGTCATAACCCTAACAACCCAGATTGGGCAAACCGTGATCGCTTTATTTTATCTAACGGCCATGGCTCAATGTTGATTTATTCACTTCTTCATTTAACAGGCTATGACCTTCCGATGAAGGATATTGAAAATTTTAGACAGCTTCACTCAGCTTGTGCAGGTCACCCTGAATATGGCTATGCACCTGGCGTTGAGACGACAACTGGCCCATTAGGGCAAGGTATCAGTAATGCGGTTGGTTTTGCAATGGCTGAAAAACTGATGGCGAATCAGTTTAACAAGCCGGGTCACGAAATTGTAGATCATCATACTTATGCATTCCTAGGTGATGGTTGTTTAATGGAAGGTGTATCTCACGAAACATGCGCGCTTGCAGGAACGTGGGGTCTTGGAAAGCTAATTGCTTTTTGGGATGACAACGGAATTTCAATTGATGGTCATATAGAAGGTTGGTATACAGATGATACAGCCGGACGCTTTGAGTCATATGGATGGCATGCTATCAGAGATGTGGATGGTCATGATCCAGAAGCCATTGATAAGGCAATCCAAGAAGCAAAAAAAGTAACGGATAAACCAACGCTTATTTGTTGTAAAACAATTATTGGTAAAGGTTCACCGAATAAATCTGGTTCTCATGACTGTCACGGTGCCGCTTTGGGTGATGATGAAGTTGCCCTAGTTCGAAAAGAAATCGGTTGGGAACACGCACCCTTCGTAATCCCACAAGATGTATACGATGGATGGAACCAAAAAGATAAAGGCGATGCCCGTGAACAAGAATGGAACGCTAAGTTTAATGCGTACGCAAAAGAGTTCCCAGAAATGGCAGCTGAATTCAAACGAAGAATGTCTAATGAGCTTCCAGCTGATTGGGAGAAACAATCAAACGCCCTAATTAATGAGGCAAACAAAGCAGCCGAGAAAGTGGCGACAAGAAAAGCATCACAAAATGTCATCACAGCGCTTGCACCAATTTTACCTGAGTTTGTTGGCGGCTCTGCCGATCTAACAGGTTCTAATTTAACAAGCTGCCCAAGTTTTGAGCATGTAAATGGTAAAAAACCAGGTAATTATATTTCATACGGTGTCAGAGAGTTTGGTATGGCTGCAATCATGAATGGGATAGCATTACATGGTGGCCTTCTGCCTTTCGGTGGAACCTTCCATATGTTCACTGACTATATGAGAAACGGCATGAGAATGTCAGCGCTCATGAAGCAGCGTGTCGTTTATGTTCTAACGCATGACTCTATTGGCCAAGGTGAAGACGGACCAACACACCAACCAATCGAGACAACTTCTGGACTGAGATTTATTCCAAGAATGGAAGTTTGGCGTCCTTGTGATGCAACAGAAACTGCGACTGCTTGGGTTGCGGCTGTTGAAAATGGTGAAAACCCAACCAGTTTAGTATTGAGTAGACAGGGAATGGGTTTCCATTCAAGAACGCCTGAGCAAATCGCCAATATTAAAAAAGGTGGCTATGTACTTTCTGATTGTGACGGTGATGCTCAAGTCATTATTATCGCAACAGGATCAGAAGTTGATTTAGCAGTAGGCGCTCAAGCAAGCTTAAAAGAAGAGGGTATTCATGCAAGAGTCGTATCAATGGCTTGTACTCAAGCTTTTGATAGACAAGATCAAGCATATAAAGATAGCGTGTTAACACCAGGTGTAAAAAGAATTTCAGTTGAAGCAGGTGTGACAGACTATTGGAGAAAGTATGTCGGTCTTGATGGTGCCTGTGTTGGTATAGACACTTATGGCGAATCAGCGCCAGGTAAAGTTGTATTCGAACACTTTGGTTTCACGGTGGATAATGTTGTTAAAACAGCAAAATCAGTTCTGTAA